In Epinephelus moara isolate mb chromosome 20, YSFRI_EMoa_1.0, whole genome shotgun sequence, the genomic stretch GAAAAATGAATTGAAAAATATGTGTGACGAAGAAAGGAGAGAATTGTTCGGTCATTGGGAAGAAAATCGGTGTAAGTTTGACCACTTTGGATCTCTTAACCTCTTCATGAGTCCTGTCATTTATTTGTCAGAATGATCagaggtttttttctttttatcagtgTCAAAAATGCCAAGGATGCGTGAGATAATACCATTAAGGAAATactttttgaccaaatacaagAGTAAGCATGATGGTAATTCACTTTGCATAAATATCAGCACCAACATACATTAAAGCTTCAGAGAGTTAACAAGTGTCTCATCTTTCCCTGCAGACTCCACGGTGGAGGTGGATCCCAACACAGTAGCTGCATGTCTCTGCTTGTCtgacaaaaacagagagataTCGTGGGGTGAGAGGGACCAGGCTCATCCTGATCACCCCGACAGATTCACCCTCCTTCACCaggctctgtgcaaaaataGCCTCACGGGCATCCACtactgggaggtggagtggGATGGTGGCGATGTCGATTTGGCCGTGTCGTACAAAGGCATTAAAAGAAAGGGCTCAGGGAAAGAATGCGGTTTTGGCCACAATAATCTTTCCTGGAAATTAAACTGCACTTCGTCCGGCTGCAAGTTTTGGCACAACAATCTCCACAGAGGCCGAATTCCCCCGGTTCTCTCCCGCAGAGTGGGCATACATCTGGATTACAAGGCAGGAACACTGGCCTTCTACAGTGTGTCTGACACATTGACACAGCTGCACCAAGTCAGGACCACCTTCACTGAACCGCTCTATCCTGGGTTCTCTGTTGATTTGGGAGCAACACTGAAAATATGCAAGATGTAAACCAGTCTACACATGTAAACCTGTCTCAATACATGAGTTAGAGATACGTATGCATAGATTAATACAGCAATTAACAGGCAACATATTGAGTCACTTTGTACTGAGAATCTTGATTACGACTCAAAAAGTGGAAAAAGGAAAATTCTGCTGTATTTTCTGATGAATTTAACATAGTTTCATTTGAATGATTGAAGATGATTGgaacatatttctttttttctgttctttatGCTGTTTGGTGGAATAATCTTCCTTCAAGCCTAAAATGTATCTTCAAAATGGCATTGAAAAAATGGTTTCTAAGTAACTTGTGGTTTGATTTATGTTGTGAAGAGAGCTTGGAACATGCAGCCTGCATTTGTTTAGTCTTGTGCCAGGGTTTCATTTTTTGTCTCACATCTTGTTGTATGTTGGGATCAGAATGTGTTTTCCTTGATGATTATAACCATTGCTGTGCTTTCTCTATATTTTCAATCATCAAACACATTAATTAAGAGTGTCTTTGCTTCAGCTTTATAACTCAAATAAAGGAGCATGCTTTGCTTATGATGTGTCcataatttatttgatttattggGATATTATTTATTGCATATTCTACATTTGATTTGCAAATTATTCTCAGAATAATTCACTCATATACATCCTATGCTCACAAAAGCCAAATTATGGCCTTTTCTGTCTTACAACACCACCTGATGGTGAACATCAGTACTGCAAGAAGTGCTAAATTATGAACACTGCAGCCTCGAAattgtctgaaaaaaatcacgagttgttttttaaatcacaggACAGGACTCTTTACTGAGTCTTTGGCTTTCCTGCATCTGTGCTTTAGTCAACTAAGTCAGTAAGCCTTTACAAAGACTACAAAATATGCCATAAGCCAAAGTAACTCAGCCTACAGCCTTCagtttttaattattgtttttagATGTTTATGGGGCGGGTGAATATCTGCTGGGCTGTTTCATATTACCAAGAGTAAATCACGTTCATTCTGTCTATGTATAAGTATGCTCCATCGATTTCACACTGCATTAGTTCTTCTTGTTTTATGGTGGCATCTTTGCAGACTATTTGCACACGGCACTAAACCtgccctgagtgtgtgtgtgtgtgtgtgggtgtgggtgtgggNtttaattattgtttttagATGTTTATGGGGCGGGTGAATATCTGCTGGGCTGTTTCATATTACCAAGAGTAAATCACGTTCATTCTGTCTATGTATAAGTATGCTCCATCGATTTCACACTGCATTAGTTCTTCTTGTTTTATGGTGGCATCTTTGCAGACTATTTGCACACGGCACTAAACCtgccctgagtgtgtgtgtgtgtgtgtgggtgtgggtgtgggtgtgcgcGCGCGCCTCTAATTTGTGGTCAGGTGGGATTCATTATTCAACACAACTATGAA encodes the following:
- the LOC126408165 gene encoding tripartite motif-containing protein 16-like, translated to MAYSKPALDRLGLSICGHHDKLLEIYCRTDQQFICQLCVMDEHRGHDTVAAEMCAEMKKKLERTKQEIADRRLTLKRKMLEVTKAIDSISDAAWEACDDFEQMCWEKIRSVERRRSEMREKVGEAGKAGVDWTNNHLRKLEREVSELRRREEKLNQLSLTEDPVQFLESFQALGDLPVFTDSYDGLDMLSEFVTARKNELKNMCDEERRELFGHWEENRLSKMPRMREIIPLRKYFLTKYKNSTVEVDPNTVAACLCLSDKNREISWGERDQAHPDHPDRFTLLHQALCKNSLTGIHYWEVEWDGGDVDLAVSYKGIKRKGSGKECGFGHNNLSWKLNCTSSGCKFWHNNLHRGRIPPVLSRRVGIHLDYKAGTLAFYSVSDTLTQLHQVRTTFTEPLYPGFSVDLGATLKICKM